A genomic window from Arthrobacter globiformis includes:
- a CDS encoding TetR/AcrR family transcriptional regulator yields the protein MPASPAVATAGSTTAGQGTRRRAGRPVGGVLDKGGITEGALRLIEKKGYDGLTMAALARSLNVAPSALYNHVKSKRDVLLLVEDHLASLVDVSAFGAGPWEDAVRKWAWSYRDVFSRHTPLIPVIAVLPVTDAPQTLAMYETVSSGFRDAGFPEERIVSSIVALESFIFGSAYDVTAPADIFDPGTMAEATPSFTGAVRSLAEQGHERPADVAFSLGLEALINGLGGLRG from the coding sequence ATGCCGGCATCACCAGCCGTAGCAACAGCCGGTTCAACGACAGCTGGGCAGGGCACCAGGCGCCGCGCCGGGCGCCCCGTGGGAGGCGTGCTGGACAAGGGCGGCATCACAGAGGGTGCGCTGCGGCTCATCGAGAAGAAGGGCTACGACGGCCTCACCATGGCCGCACTGGCCCGTTCACTGAACGTGGCGCCGTCGGCCCTTTACAACCACGTGAAATCCAAGCGGGACGTTCTCCTGCTGGTGGAGGACCACCTGGCATCCCTTGTGGATGTTTCGGCCTTCGGCGCCGGTCCGTGGGAGGACGCCGTGCGGAAATGGGCCTGGAGCTACCGCGACGTTTTCTCCCGCCACACCCCGCTGATACCGGTCATTGCCGTGCTGCCCGTGACCGATGCGCCACAGACCTTGGCCATGTATGAAACGGTCAGCTCCGGCTTCCGCGACGCCGGTTTTCCGGAGGAGCGGATCGTCTCTTCCATCGTCGCGCTGGAGTCCTTCATTTTCGGCTCGGCCTACGACGTCACGGCGCCGGCGGACATCTTCGATCCCGGAACCATGGCGGAGGCGACGCCCAGCTTCACGGGCGCGGTCCGGAGCCTGGCCGAGCAGGGCCACGAGCGGCCCGCCGACGTCGCCTTCAGCCTTGGCCTGGAGGCACTGATCAACGGGCTGGGCGGCTTGCGGGGCTGA